From the Catharus ustulatus isolate bCatUst1 chromosome 15, bCatUst1.pri.v2, whole genome shotgun sequence genome, the window agcaggccGGGGGAACCCTCGGTGCCATAAACACCTGCCCTGGAGAAGGAGCCCCCAGGGACACGAGGGCAGCACACGGTGGCATTGCATGGTGGCACTGCACGGTGCCAGCCTGACCCTCTCCACCCCACCACAGCAGGCCCTGAGCCACTGGTTCTGCCATAGCCCCtggagcacaggctgcccaCGGCTTTTCCAGAGAGATGGCTCAGAAGGGAAGGGGATTTATTCCCTCCCCACACTATTTTCGACCCCACTCAAAAATCATCAGCCTTCTATCCATTACATAGCCCCTGCCTTGACATGAGGACTGGTGTTTTTAAAACAGGTGCTGCCTAAAAATAAACTCAATTTTCCACCTCTCCTAGGACCAGTGAGAGctttcatttctgtgatttctgttctCACAGATGATCTTAGGAAAAATGcacctgtaattttttttactaaatcaATTTAGTGTCACATATTGACTAGACGACATCAATATGCTGTGACAGTTCTGCTTTCTAATATGAAGAGAATACTGATTCTAGATTGAGACTAAAAGGGGCCTTTCCATCACTTACCAAAACATGTTAGATATACAGAGTTACATATTTCTTGGCATTTAGGCCAGATTAGTACTATATTTTTCGTTATGAGTTTGGTTCTATGATGAGGTTATAAAAAAGTACTAGGGCAGTTTCCAGTAAGTAGCTCCTATTATAACAAGCTGTGTAACACTTTCAAGCTCTTAACCTAAGTAAACATTCAAACACCTCCATTTAGAACCAAGCCTGCAGAGGAATATCATTAAGAAAACTTCACTAATgaagtatttataaaaatgcagaaaaatttaaTACTATGCTTTCTGGCCATTTGGAAATAAGAACCAAACAAATGAATAGAGAACTTCTTGTGTGTATCTACCTTATTTGTTTGCAGGTTTATAGGTGCTTCCctaaaaaaatgtgcttttgcaTATCTATATTGTACTAAAATAGGACTTTCTTTAGATGTGTGAGAGAAGTcattaggttaaaaaaaatcaacaaaaatgaaacaaataaaaacccaaacacacacacacaaaaaaaacccaaaccacaaacTAAGTAGAATTATATAATCTTTTAATTGCATTGTCATTTCATTGTACTCtcttcaaacaaaaatatcacTTGAAAGACATCCAGTTCCCTTATTCTGTTGCACTATACATGTTATGCAAATAAGAGCTGGGGTGGCATACAAAACAAATGTCATTCTGGCTTTTCAAAATAGTTGAAACAAGCAGAAATTTAAAACATAGCTGGGAATTTGCAGCCACAGAAGAACTGCAAATGACTGGTTAAACATGAAACACAGATGCAATGGGGGAAGGGAAgctgggaaaaaagagggaCAACAAATTTCCAGTTTGAGGCTGAAGAAGGAAAATCCCTAACAACTGTACAAAGTACCAACATGCTCAGCATTTACATTCTGAGCACTACCAATATTACAGATAAGCAATGTActaaaaaaataacttaaaaaaagCTATACAAATTGTACTTATAAATACTATGTCTTTGAAACTAGTTATGTAGTGTAGGCTAAAAAAATGTTCACAGTTACTCTGGAGAGAgctgtgtatatatatatattgcaCAGTAAAAAAGTTCATTCAGTATACCATGTGTAAAcaatttttatcttctttggCAATTTCAGGACATAGAGGAGTATTTGCTGTGAGCAAAAGCACTTGGGTACAAGGCACAtcaaaagcttttaaagctGCAAGATAAATCCTTCTGACACTTTCCAGTTAGCACTGTCATTCTCTTTAGAAAAAACCATTTACCTATGAATTCAGAACAACACATTCTACAAGTATAACTCGGAGGTCTGGTGGCAAAGACATCAGCTGTTCTTGGCTATTACTCTACAGTAACAGATTTGGCCAAATTTCTTGGAAAGTCCACCTGGAATGAAGAGACAGGCTTTCAGTATGGCAGAGTAATACTGACATTCTGCATTTGACAGTTCATTTAGTGTGCTTTTTCAGACTTCCTAATGAGTTCTGCTTTATTCTAGACACATTAACACACACAACAGGCTATAGATCTGCAGATAATGACTTGAAGCTGAATTCATCTGTGCTTCCAAAGCCTTCCTAACAAATGCATATTTGTTTTGCACAGGGTACCTTTCCAAAGCAGTCATTATCAAACTGACACGCCAATACATCAACAAACCAAACTGTACAAAGCATTGACCTATTTTAAGTTAAAGTACAATATCACATTTCAAAATTAGGTTCTCTGAAAAAGTCCCATTTGCACTCTTAACTAATCAAACTAAGCAAAAgagctttatattttttttagaaatatactaactaaaaaccacaaaactgaaGAATTGGCACTGAAATGCTACTTCTATTACCACACTCACTATGAGATGTACTAGCTATTTTCATAGCTAGTGAATCTTAGATATGCCATATAACTGGGTCTCTCACTTTACACTGGTAGGAGGAAGTTCAAAACTGCACTAAAAGGAGTGTTAAATGTAGGAAACACTTACATCATATCCTCTGAGAACAGCCAGGTGGAATGAAAGCAACTGAAGAGGAATGACACTCAACACTCCTTGAAGGCAGTCCACTGTATGAGGCAGCTCAATGGTTTTGTAGGCAAATTTTGAGCTTTCAGTGTCTTCTTTAGAGCACAGAATGATTGGACGaccctgaaaattaaaattttgcataaTTAAGTTAAGAGCTAGCCTAGAACTGCTTTGAAATATTGTTCACAGCATGCCTGTTTGTGTTTGAAGACACTCAAGTAGCTAACAAAGGCAATGCCAGTCTTGCATAATGGCTCTTGACTTTCACTATATTGTAAGATTTGAGTGTTTTCACCCTGTAGAGTTTTAACATTATTCCATttgcttcaaaacagaaaaacccccaaacgAACAAACAAGCCATATGAAGGCAATTTTCACTGCTGATGTTAACTTGTAATAACAAGCTGCAATGCAGATGTAGCATCTTATTTATAACTTAATAATTAACAAGTCAGCAGTACATCCCTTTCCAGGTGCACAGTCAGCAGCAAGGCAGTGTGCACAATCTCTTTTCCTATAACACAGTAGAAGTTAATTAGTTAAACACTGTACCTGCCGAGCAGTGACCTGTTGCAGAGCATTCTGGCACTTGGTGAAACAAGGATCCTTCATGATCACCATGATAACAGGCATTTGTTTATCTATTAGGGCTAAGGGCCCATGTTTCAGCTCACCAGCCAGGATGCCTTCTGAGTGCATATAggtgatttcttttattttctagaaaagaaggaaatgccTCAAGTCAGTACTAAATCAGCTAAAAATACAACAGCCACAAGAAGCAAAACACCAAGGCTGTACCTGTGCCATTTAAATACATGTACTCAGTATCAAGTATTAGTGAAAACACACAGGTGTGCTGGGATTTCTAGCagcctgtgggcagcagcagagcttgcCCATGCACACAATAACCAACAGGAACTTCAGGAATCAAACACCCAGCACAACCCTTGGCTACTGCAGTCTGCCTTTAACACATCAAACTCCTCTGAGAGACGGGTATGTGTCCATTTCACCACAATGCTCATAATAAAATTCATGACTTTCCTGCATGAGCATCTCTTCTCACTATCAGCACATTGTGTTTTTCTCATGTTATTTTCAAATGTGTCAGCAAGTTAAATTCTTagtttcttgttttaaaattgaCTTATTAAATACTGCATTTATTATGTGAAGGAAGCAGGAAACTGATATAATATTCAGGTTCACCTTATATAtatgtttaattaattaaataactGCTAGTTATAGACAGCGGTTCTACTGAAGCAGAATGAAGTTGTAATGAAATACTATAAATAAACTATCTTgcagaaacaacaacaacaaaaaaaatctcattttaaatacTATTAAACAATATTGAGAAGTTCCTACCAAAGCTCCTTCCAGACAAGTGGCGTAGTTATACCCACGACCCATAACCAGCAATGATCTTTGTTTGTACAGTTCAAGAGCCAAATCATGTATCTTCTCATCCAAGGACAAGACTTCTTTAATCATTTCTATtgaggcacagaaaaaaaaaaattaactggaaaaaatagTTCACTTGTAGCAGAATGTTCTAATTATTTAATAGATCAAATACACTTCATACAATTCAGCCCTTAGTGACTTTGACTGGAGTTTAAGGATAGTTTCTCCAGCCTTACTTATGGTAATAAATTTAAAGCAACTATTGGTTTAAGCAGTGCTCATACATCCCATTTGAATTTCTAAAGGAAGTTGTCAAACTTCAAAGTCACCTTGAATTAGTTTCCTTTTATCTAACCTGTTTTAAAGTGGAAAGCTTTAATCATTTCAAATGATGAAATTAGGAGATCAAGTAATATTTCTGATACAAAATTACCTTACTGTAATTAGAAAACCCAACCCATGAAAATTCTGCTCTTCCTGCCAAGTTTTTTGGAAGGACATTTGTAAAACTGGCAAATAGTGCAGAAATAACCAGTTCGTTTTTCTCATATTGTTTGCCTTTCAGGATGAGGGGGAGAGTGAAACTTAAATGAGAAAGAAGTATCCCTGAGTAGTATTTTACACTGCCAACATCTCCTATGCCTCCTCAAACCCAAAATATCAATGTACCTGGCAATGATTTTAGTCCGCTAATGATTTCCTGTCTCCTTTTCTGCAAGGAAATTCTGTCTTCAGACATCATTAGGCCAAACATTACAAGAGACACAAACTGGCTGGTGTAAGCctgcagacaaaacaaaaactttaagCAGCTAATTCTGCAGAGAGTGAATATGACCTCAGTTTGAAGTGTTgcaattaaaatctgaattataTTCCACAGGGCTGAAAGGGTGAAAGTTGAGCAGCAATTACCTTTGTGCTTGCCACGCCTATCTCAGGCCCTGCATTGATGTGCACACCACAGTCAGTCTCCCTGGATATTGAGCTCCCAACTGTGTTGGTGATGCCAACTGTCAGAGCACGGCGTTCTTTACAGTACCTCAAGGCCATGAGTGTATCTGCAGTTTCACCTGGAAAACATTCACACCTTGGCTTCAGGTTGGCAGAGGATAATAAAGATTCCTGAAAAGCATCAGATTCTACACAAGTGTATTCTAAATAACTGTACCCACACTTACATGATGCAAAGTGCAATGGAAAGCAATCTTACAGTACTTATTCAACAGCAAATGCAGCTCACCTGACTGGCTTATAAAAAAGCACACATCATCCCTGAATACAGGTGTGTTTCTATCCAGGAAGTCACTGGCAAGTTCCACCATCACTGGTAATTCAGTTAATTCTTCCAGGACTTGCCGAGTCTGTATTCAAGCAGAACACAGTATTTGTTAATATTGCTGCCCATTAACATTTGGACATTTTACAAgtcaaaaaaaatctaaatgaaTTCTTATTAGAAAAGCTGCTAATTACAGCTCACTAGAGCTTTAAAGACCAAGGTGGAAAAAGTTAACTTCTAGCATGGTAATTAATGGCATTGGAGCATTAATACAGAATGTGGCACTAAGGAAAGCTAAATAAAAGGGTGAGACCCCTCAGTGAAAGACAAAGCctgaggcagaagaaaaagcagatgaaaagcTGTTGTCTGAAACCCCAGCAATGAAATTATAGGTGCATTTCAACCAAGGCTGGGAACATACAGCCACTGCAGCGTGGTAACTGGTCCCACAGCCAATAATGATCAGTCTTCGGCATCTTCTGATTTCTTTCAGATGATCCTTCAGCCCTCCCAGCAGAActgcaaacaaataaatacaaatatatcaATGGCATTTCTCATTTACAAGATATTTACAAATTTCAAACTTAGTGCAGTTTGAAGGGCTGTTTGCCCTTACCTGTGCTGTTCTCAAAATTCACCCTGCCTCTCATTGTGTTGACAACTGATTCTGGTTGttcaaaaatttccttttgcaTGAAGGCACTGAAGTTACCTGTTTACAAAAAAGTGACATGACAAGGCttagttttgttattttaagtCTATTCCAGTTACAAAGAGAACTTTAAAGACTAACTTGACTGAGTTAGCCTAAATAGAAGTTTAGAATAGGCAATAAGAAAGGAAGGATGGATAGATCACTATTTGGTTGGTTCCATTTCCCAGTACTGACAGAGTAAATAAATTCCTTCATAAGGAAATGTCTGTGTTTCCTTTCAATTCTTAAATTAGGCAAACCCTTGCCAACAACTACAATATGTTAACATTAGTTACATTTTCACTAGATACTGAAATTATTAGATGTATCTATGACTTTTCCAAGGCTAAAATGAATAGGGTCCCAGACTGCCCATTCTGTCAGCTCCCAGTAGAAACAGCCTGAATAAAAGTTAGTTGTCACAACGAATTAGCAGTTTTCTGCCTCATCTACTACACAAACATCAACTATCCATCGTTGATGATGCTCGTTTACAGAAGTTTCAACCCACCCTTCATGATTTGCTGCAATTCCATTTGCAAGGTCTGGATGGCCCGGGAAGGATCATCACTAGCTGAACGCTCCAAACGGTGAATCGAGAGCTTCCCATCAGTTACAGCTGCAATGTCATCATCTTCTAAGAAAATCACTCTGTTGGTGTGCTCAATAATAGCACTACAGAGGAGAACACAGAAGCAAGACAAACCTGACATGTCAGAGCTGGTAATAGCAAAGCAATTAAACATGCCACAATAGCACTTCAGCCctgcttctctcttccttttggACATAACTGCAGACAGAGCCATCCTAAAGGCAATGGCtccatctgctgctcctgctgcactctCACAGCCACCCACAGCAGGAcgctcaggagctgctgcatctATTGCTGCTGGTCTGAAGTTGCCTCCCAGTGTCCTTGATGGATCCTGCTAAGGTCACGCTCTTGTTTCCAGGATAAATGTGTGCCTGATGTCCAGGCTCCTGCCAGCTTGAAACCACACCGCTATTCTCCTCCTCTGATATCTGAATTGTAAACATCACAACCCCGACTATAGTCTGCCCAAATGCTCAGCTGGTGAGTGTCCATTTGAACCCAAATGGACTATAAATTTCAGATAGAAGTCAGCAACTGGCAGATATTGCACTTGTGAAAGTTTATCAGCAGCATTTGaactgcaaacatttttcaagcaCCTGAGCCTGTGGGCTTTCTGATGTTACCTGGATTAAAAGCTTTCCTTTCAGAAAGTCATTTTACAAGACAAAGGTAGCTTAGCTTTCCAGAACTACCTcacttaaacaaaacaaaacagtgttttCAGCAAAGTTGAAGTACTTTTACTACCTTGCATCTGAAGCAAAGAAGAATTCTACTGCCTTATCCCCAACAGCATGAAGGCAGGTTGAGCTGTCCAGTCTTTTCATTTGGGAGTTGCAGATGTTCTTCACATTCTCAATGTTGCCTGTTAAAGAAATGAGACATTCTAAATGCAAAACCAATTCTGTTAAGATTACAGATTATACAGGTTTAGGGTATCAGAGTTATAGAAATAGATTGGGGCAAGGGAGTTTCACATGAACTTCACATTCAGTAGTATAAAAATATCCCCACCCAATAAGCTATTTGGGGCATCAGCTGGTAGTTTTATGGTGCCAAAACCAATTAACCTAATTTCTAATCATAAAGCAACAGTAATTTTagttcttaaaaataatgtcttttGATTTATCAACTTACATGTTCTGTACAAAACTGGAATCTGTTCAGTTGAGAGCTTGTACTTGCTCCTAACCCCAATGAGCAAAGGACTCCCTCTCCTACAGAAAGGAGAACACTCAAGTTTATAAAGAGAAATGTGCATACAAAGAAGTTACCAGACATCAGTGAAGCTGAAAAGACAATACCCCATCGAGCTTCCTAAATGGAAAGAACTTCCTTCAACCATGATCCTAAGGCCATTACACAGCAGAAGTTATATAATCTTGGTTCTTCTATAGGATTCAccatatattattatataaGTAATTACCATGTGCATTGGTGATTCTTTATCCATGAACTACATCCAAGCAGAGAACAATGTACATGAACCAGCTGTTATCTTTCCAGTAATCAGAAAACAGCTTAGTACAGGGACCCATTTAAACCAAAGTTTACTTTGCCTCTAAAGTGAGACAATAAGCTCCCATGACCTTTAGAATTACAATGCCATTGCACTCTTTAGACTTTCAAACCCAGAAACATCAACCATCCCTATTACACCTCTTAAACTGTAGGATATTAAGACCATTTTCTAATTATATGTGTTACGTGTCACTGAAgaccttatttaaaaaaaatatcacagaaataaaagaacgAGTCACACTGAGATTACAAGATTCACTTCTCTTAAATCCCTCAGCCCTAAAAACCCAAGCCTGAACCACATATAGAACAGCTCATTTGAGAAGATGTTCTCCAGTTGGAGTGATGGTACAGCTggctttttcaaaattttaatgtaGTCTTATTTTAGACCACCGAAGCAATGGGCTTTTGGGTTGTAATATAAAACAGTCTTTATTCCCATCACTTGCTATTTTAACCACTTGGTACATCACTTGCTATTTTAATACCTTTACATTTCCTGAAAGATGTTTTTCAAGTCATAAATAAAAGTAGAACTTACACAGAAAGACACCATAAATGCTATGACAGCTATAGAACAGTATTTGTATAACCTGTTACTATGATAGTCTTTCAGCCAACATGAATACACTTATCTCAGTCTTTACTCAATGGGAACTAAAACTGAATGAtatcccttccctctcccctttttGATACAGGAAAAATGTTAGCACGCTCTTAATACAAATTTTGAGACACAAGATACATTGGATTCTTTATTGACTCACTGATTTTGGTTAATTAAGCACTTTAAACATCAATATTTTAGTATCTTTAAGAGAGGCTGGCTTTTTTTAACCTCATAAAAAGCATACATTATGTATAAAATGGACTTTTACTAACCTGGTAGCAACAGCTTC encodes:
- the GFPT2 gene encoding glutamine--fructose-6-phosphate aminotransferase [isomerizing] 2, giving the protein MCGIFAYLNYRVPRTRKEIYETLIKGLQRLEYRGYDSAGVAIDGNNNEDKERFIKLVKKRGKVKALEEELYKQDDLDAKTDFETHFGIAHTRWATHGVPSAINSHPQRSDKRNEFVVIHNGIITNYKDLRKFLESKGYEFESDTDTETIPKLIKYMYDNRESEDTSFSALVERVIQQLEGAFALVFKSIHYPGEAVATRRGSPLLIGVRSKYKLSTEQIPVLYRTCNIENVKNICNSQMKRLDSSTCLHAVGDKAVEFFFASDASAIIEHTNRVIFLEDDDIAAVTDGKLSIHRLERSASDDPSRAIQTLQMELQQIMKGNFSAFMQKEIFEQPESVVNTMRGRVNFENSTVLLGGLKDHLKEIRRCRRLIIIGCGTSYHAAVATRQVLEELTELPVMVELASDFLDRNTPVFRDDVCFFISQSGETADTLMALRYCKERRALTVGITNTVGSSISRETDCGVHINAGPEIGVASTKAYTSQFVSLVMFGLMMSEDRISLQKRRQEIISGLKSLPEMIKEVLSLDEKIHDLALELYKQRSLLVMGRGYNYATCLEGALKIKEITYMHSEGILAGELKHGPLALIDKQMPVIMVIMKDPCFTKCQNALQQVTARQGRPIILCSKEDTESSKFAYKTIELPHTVDCLQGVLSVIPLQLLSFHLAVLRGYDVDFPRNLAKSVTVE